From Aspergillus fumigatus Af293 chromosome 3, whole genome shotgun sequence, a single genomic window includes:
- a CDS encoding DUF3433 domain-containing protein: MNVPGSGNVSLRTVSSSRPQLFRSESQQSIAASDDYYSLSDRTTTSSSRSPSGESRLTVQRYATPNSHPVSSTSSPALSRTHLGANMAGSRSQHSIPEQSRNRNVPPSGPNQARFEHGRLIPVSGMSNESIRQVPNDRYADRPPTPGTDDLPYIRFAINQLTREDEQPSLSRQSSAASVDSPPQPLVWDAALGQFTRPSKPKGSSLRPPEERLHHDSPPDRSPQNSIDPEAFVAVDPPENNLLYPPLNFVPIVLRPWALALTILSCLLMIAAVVFCNVWSQRHQGIWDYNGLGGSRYFVIQFLPQILAAIITIWTFVIQAAVYRVIPFAIMATQTLQDQVIQKLPILSRNFLLPDWSYFRHGEPLVGFALLTIWISNLIIIPLLSCFFQAKWHLIHGEGQWRWNAVLAVGWTIVAVYALLALGLMTLLIRFMRTRSGLMWDPVSLADLIPVIQRSNILHDFEHSETMPDVGIALEPRVLRLGYWQVSNRAEVFYGVAEVDAPIRNPSLHRPEMSREKQPLVSRVSFDIERRSTHAAEGFEQQLYSQSVRYRWAPWFLKDSFVVAWSVIIGALFTAFVLVSFIHDAIKGGFPPRLPTLPSTGAFSSSNFLYSFIPALIGNILFLSWQPIDVYFRALQPYATLSSPNGARAEQTLLLEYPASFPFQVTVQAVLNAHYKVAWISLMSIVSAALPILAGGVFIALWYPSQEQVRIAALMPAFYTLVAFCALYTVSFLCIWPRRSRYLPHDISTLADQISFFYQSPLLADKLLREPRSKTDLVTRLVTAPPGEREYPMYGFGIYVGRDGKEHLGIDRFQRPGRSSMLITTGKMES; this comes from the exons ATGAATGTCCCGGGGTCGGGAAATGTGAGTCTGAGGACTGTCAGCT CAAGCAGACCGCAACTGTTCCGTTCTGAATCTCAACAGTCAATTGCTGCGTCGGATGATTACTACTCCCTGTCGGATCGTACGACAACGTCAAGTTCTAGATCTCCAAGCGGGGAGAGTCGTCTCACCGTCCAGCGGTATGCTACGCCGAATTCCCACCCTGTCTCCAGCACATCATCTCCCGCGTTATCGCGAACGCATCTAGGCGCCAATATGGCTGGTTCTCGATCACAACATTCCATCCCGGAGCAGTCCCGAAACAGAAACGTTCCTCCCTCCGGCCCCAATCAAGCTCGGTTCGAGCATGGCAGACTGATCCCCGTCAGTGGCATGTCCAACGAGTCCATTCGACAGGTACCAAACGACAGGTATGCCGACCGCCCACCGACTCCCGGGACGGACGACTTGCCATACATTCGATTTGCCATTAATCAACTCACGCGGGAAGACGAGCAGCCGAGCTTATCGAGGCAGTCCTCGGCCGCAAGTGTCGATTCTCCACCACAGCCTCTCGTATGGGATGCAGCTCTGGGCCAGTTTACCCGTCCCTCGAAACCTAAAGGAAGTTCATTACGGCCTCCAGAGGAGCGATTACACCATGACAGTCCGCCAGACAGGTCGCCACAGAACTCGATAGATCCGGAGGCATTCGTTGCGGTTGACCCTCCGGAAAATAACCTGCTATATCCCCCATTGAATTTTGTGCCTATTGTTCTACGACCATGGGCACTGGCTCTGACCATTCTTTCTTGCCTGCTCATGATTGCCGCGGTTGTCTTCTGCAATGTCTGGTCCCAGCGACACCAAGGGATCTGGGATTACAATGGACTGGGAGGCTCACGGTATTTCGTGATTCAATTTTTACCACAGATTCTGGCCGCTATCATCACCATCTGGACATTTGTAATCCAGGCGGCTGTATACCGCGTCATCCCATTTGCTATCATGGCAACGCAAACGCTCCAGGATCAAGTGATACAGAAGCTGCCAATTCTGTCTCGAAACTTCTTGCTACCTGACTGGTCGTATTTTAGGCATGGAGAGCCCTTAGTTGGGTTTGCTCTGCTTACGATTTGGATCTCGAACCTCATTATCATCCCACTTCTCAGCTGTTTCTTCCAAGCAAAGTGGCACCTGATCCATGGCGAAGGGCAGTGGCGATGGAATGCTGTCCTAGCTGTCGGGTGGACAATCGTGGCCGTTTACGCGTTACTTGCTCTTGGACTGATGACGCTTCTCATTCGCTTCATGCGGACACGGTCTGGGCTGATGTGGGATCCTGTCAGTCTGGCTGACCTGATTCCTGTCATACAGCGATCCAACATTCTGCATGACTTTGAACATTCCGAGACAATGCCAGATGTCGGAATTGCGCTTGAGCCCAGAGTTCTCCGCCTAGGCTATTGGCAGGTATCGAATCGTGCTGAGGTCTTCTACGGAGTTGCCGAGGTCGATGCGCCGATACGTAATCCGTCTCTGCATCGGCCAGAAATGAGCCGTGAGAAGCAGCCACTAGTCTCCAGGGTCTCCTTCGATATCGAGCGACGCAGCACTCATGCGGCCGAAGGCTTTGAACAGCAACTATACTCCCAATCTGTTCGTTATCGCTGGGCACCATGGTTTCTCAAAGACTCGTTCGTGGTTGCTTGGTCAGTGATTATCGGCGCGCTTTTTACTGCGTTTGTGCTCGTCAGCTTCATCCACGACGCTATTAAAGGCGGATTTCCTCCACGGCTACCAACATTGCCGTCGACGGGcgctttctcatcctcaaaCTTCTTGTACAGCTTTATCCCTGCGTTGATCGGTAACATTCTGTTCCTCTCCTGGCAGCCGATCGATGTCTATTTCCGTGCACTGCAGCCATATGCCACTTTGTCCTCTCCAAATGGCGCTCGAGCGGAGCAAACTCTATTGCTAGAATATCCCGCATCCTTTCCATTCCAGGTGACAGTGCAGGCTGTCCTGAATGCGCACTACAAAGTCGCAtggatctccttgatgagtATCGTGTCCGCGGCTCTCCCCATACTGGCTGGAGGCGTCTTCATTGCCCTCTGGTATCCCTCACAAGAACAAGTGCGGATTGCTGCACTGATGCCTGCTTTCTATACATTGGTTGCCTTCTGCGCTCTATATACCGTATCCTTCTTGTGTATATGGCCCCGCAGATCCAGATATCTTCCTCACGACATCAGCACCCTAGCAGACCAAATCAGCTTCTTTTACCAAAGCCCGCTGCTCGCCGATAAGCTCCTCCGTGAACCTAGAAGCAAGACGGATCTTGTCACTCGGCTAGTGACAGCTCCTCCGGGAGAGAGGGAATATCCAATGTACGGCTTCGGCATTTATGTCGGGCGTGATGGGAAAGAGCACCTTGGAATAGACCGTTTCCAACGACCTGGACGGTCCAGCATGCTAATTACAACTGGAAAGATGGAAAGTTGA
- a CDS encoding putative G-patch domain protein produces MSHFNPEDSRFSPGSSHRPYPRRDDRDGRMYDDRSPSRSRSPGEGQRSPPRGPAADRRREPSRDRLSSRPRYRSRDRDDYRRRPSRSPPPRRGRPAYRDRDREGYRSPGYSRSRSYSRSRSPRRSRQPYHEKESREVMMDGLPVDMAEEDISNELRDFYYVEGLEEVRVIRDRQTKKSRQLGFLRFRNLDFARDFMDRNFPSIYLHGPNAGNNDKGTKVRVAYSREREDRTRARAEGDWTCKLCAIVNYSTRNKCFRCQAPRPEAGPAGPPGIAAPKVENNGDNDAAPDNQPSQFLLFRGLEASVTEELLAKGVAKLYRPTPGSSGSSENQRKGAKVASTTGDSNLGARDGSIRRVLLVRDRKTNESWRYGFAEFATVQDAQAAVARLHSFEKFTISSKPVLVSYIHAGVFVPVINPSASTDRFTFSPLSNPSLKLMYWDEEAYVKELTVSTAELDNNQASTAQGQAENKSAKDAEKAKKRKADAAASAASKKVAVPSHLQFWSNRHAELHGLQKKDADEKGSDGGVESRGSPADAAAPPTQSYADLNRNCCYLCMRQFKSSAEVNRHERLSQLHRDNLQNEELKNKAMGKLIKHGIVQSTPEYRDRARERRKAFGSSRTSTKAKPAAPKEEDEPPVETTSKGASLLSKMGWSAGSGLGAQGTGMTAPIATEVYAQGVGLGAQGSKLGDAVEEAGRNTRNRYDEFLEKTRQTARERYERLGK; encoded by the exons AAGGCCAGCGCTCTCCTCCGCGTGGCCCCGCTGCAGATCGGCGACGCGAACCATCCAGGGACCGACTTAGTTCTCGACCTCGCTATCGAAGCCGCGACCGCGATGACTATCGTCGGCGACCTTCTAGATCACCGCCACCGCGGCGTGGCAGACCAGCCTACAGAGATCGGGATCGTGAGGGCTATCGTTCACCCGGATACAGTCGGAGCAGAAGCTacagtcgcagtcgcagcccTCGTCGGAGTCGACAGCCTTACCACGAGAAGGAAAGCAGAGAAGTCATGATGGATGGGTTGCCGGTGGATatggcggaagaagac ATTTCGAATGAGCTCAGAGACTTTTACTATGTCGAAGGTCTAGAAGAAGTGCGAGTTATCCGTGACCGGCAAACCA AAAAATCACGGCAACTTGGCTTCCTCAGGTTTAGGAACCTTGACTTTGCGCGCGACTTCATGGACCGTAATTTCCCATCGATCTATCTGCATGGACCTAATGCAGGCAATAATGACAAGGGCACGAAAGTCCGCGTCGCCTATAGTCGTGAGAGGGAGGATCGCACTCGTGCGAGGGCCGAGGGTGACTGGACCTGCAAACTG TGCGCTATCGTTAACTACTCGACTCGCAATAAATGCTTCCGATGCCAAGCGCCCCGGCCTG AGGCTGGCCCGGCTGGTCCACCTGGAATTGCTGCTCCGAAGGTTGAGAACAACGGTGACAACGATGCAGCTCCAGACAATCAACCCTCAcagtttcttctcttccgaGGGCTAGAAGCTTCTGTCACCGAAGAGCTTCTTGCGAAGGGCGTGGCTAAGCTCTATCGACCTACTCCCGGCTCAAGTGGATCTTCAGAGAACCAAAGGAAAGGGGCCAAGGTGGCTTCCACCACGGGTGATTCCAATCTTGGGGCAAGAGATGGCTCTATTCGCCGTGTCCTACTGGTCAGAGACCGCAAAACCAACGAGAGCTGGCGCTATGGATTCGCGGAATTCGCCACTGTTCAG GATGCCCAAGCGGCTGTTGCGCGACTTCATTCATTCGAGAAATTTACCATCTCCTCAAAGCCTGTTCTTGTAAGCTACATACACGCTGGCGTGTTTGTACCTGTTATCAATCCTTCGGCGAGCACGGACCGGTTCACCTTCAGTCCGCTCAGTAACCCATCCTTGAAGCTTATGTACTGGGATGAGGAGGCATACGTGAAAGAATTGACGGTGTCAACTGCTGAGTTGGACAACAACCAAGCCTCGACCGCGCAGGGTCAAGCGGAAAACAAGAGTGCGAAAGATGCAGAGAAGgcaaagaagcgaaaggCGGACGCTGCCGCAAGCGCAGCATCCAAGAAAGTCGCCGTTCCATCTCATCTGCAGTTCTGGAGTAATCGCCATGCTGAGCTGCATGGCCTTCAGAAAAAGGACGCAGACGAGAAGGGAAGCGACGGTGGCGTGGAAAGCCGTGGATCTCCAGCGGACGCTGCGGCTCCTCCCACACAATCCTATGCTGATTTGAATCGGAATTGCTGCTACCTGTGCATGCGGCAATTCAAGAGCTCAGCTGAAGTCAACAGACACGAACGGCTCAGTCAGCTGCACCGTGATAATTTGCAGAACGAGGAATTGAAAAACAAAGCAATGGGCAAACTCATCAAACATGGCATTGTTCAGTCTACCCCTGAGTACAGGGACCGTGCAAGGGAACGTCGAAAGGCCTTTGGCAGCTCGCGAACGTCGACCAAGGCCAAGCCTGCTGCGccaaaagaggaagatgagccACCAGTGGAGACAACATCGAAGGGGGCGTCGCTCCTTAGTAAAATGGGCTGGTCGGCTGGCTCTGGACTGGGTGCTCAGGGTACGGGCATGACCGCCCCGATAGCCACGGAGGTGTATGCACAGGGTGTCGGACTAGGTGCGCAAGGAAGCAAGCTGGGTGATGCGGTCGAAGAAGCGGGACGCAACACACGAAACCGGTACGATgagttcctggagaagacgaggcagACAGCGCGGGAGCGATACGAACGGTTGGGCAAATAG